A single region of the Silene latifolia isolate original U9 population chromosome 8, ASM4854445v1, whole genome shotgun sequence genome encodes:
- the LOC141595431 gene encoding uncharacterized protein LOC141595431 — translation MDNGVFVVRFQKIESKEVVLQSEYYMFENKPLIIKPWDVNVDLVKEKGDCLPQIAGLVGKYVQRDKATLERTRLSFARVMVELGMDQNLPDRVKFLDEHGKGIRHESKKCRKARPRTMPKKVQQQPQPKKVWRSVQKEVLTSLMVEQSAMFTPDVFPPLHQVIQSTPARQLMRLNRQGGTVGLRNMGGTGPYTFIEALNNNDVDLFGMLETKIKPSTLLNKNNSLCEGWSVSTNSSWHKGGRIWILCKLDFFTVQFLSYGAQYIHIRVQSRDDGKKFLMTMIYAFNGVVERQGLWDFLKQEAVHCNEPWIWTGDFNTVLNPVERLGGHTTEIEMEQFQECVSLCCMEDIQATGALFTWSDKQEPVDRVYSILDRVMGNFEWMEEYGDYTAHFHPEGLFDHCPSTIVDRKVGLIGRRNFKYFNMWGQADSFKDCVRKVWQGNMRGTKMFQLIKKLKDLKPVLKQMNKTCFSYIENSYKLTGVLLESIKKELLDKPGDMELMQKEHVVAQELRGL, via the exons ATGGATAATGGGGTCTTTGTTGTGCGTTTTCAAAAAATTGAGAGTAAGGAGGTTGTGTTACAGTCAGAGTACTATATGTTTGAGAACAAGCCATTAATAATTAAACCCTGGGATGTTAATGTGGATTTAGTGAAGGAAAAG GGGGACTGTCTCCCTCAAATTGCAGGGCTTGTGGGAAAATATGTGCAGAGAGATAAAGCAACTCTTGAGAGAACTAGGCTAAGTTTTGCAAGAGTAATGGTGGAGCTTGGAATGGACCAAAACTTGCCTGATAGGGTTAAGTTTTTGGATGAGCATGGAAAG GGGATAAGGCATGAATCTAAAAAGTGTAGGAAAGCCCGTCCTAGGACTATGCCTAAGAAAGTCCAGCAACAACCTCAACCAAAAAAGGTGTGGAGATCTGTGCAGAAAGAAGTGTTGACATCTCTAATGGTAGAACAGTCTGCCATGTTTACCCCTGATGTCTTCCCACCTCTTCACCAGGTCATTCAATCAACTCCTGCTAGACAGTTAATGAGATTGAATAGGCAAGGAGGGACAGTTGGACTGAGGAACATGGGAGGTACTGGTCCTTATACCTTTATTGAAGCACTGAAT AATAATGATGTAGATCTTTTTGGTATGttagaaactaaaataaaacCTAGTACCTTACTGAATAAAAACAATTCCCTCTGTGAAGGGTGGAGTGTGTCTACAAATAGTAGCTGGCATAAGGGTGGAAGGATATGGATATTATGTAAGCTTGATTTCTTCACTGTTCAATTTTTATCTTATGGTGCTCAGTACATACACATAAGAGTTCAGTCGAGAGATGATGGCAAGAAGTTTTTGATGACAATGATCTATGCTTTTAATGGGGTTGTTGAGAGACAGGGACTTTGGGATTTTCTTAAACAGGAAGCAGTGCATTGTAATGAACCTTGGATTTGGACAGGAGATTTTAATACCGTCCTGAATCCTGTAGAAAGGCTTGGTGGTCATACTACTGAAATAGAAATGGAGCAATTCCAGGAATGTGTTTCTTTGTGTTGTATGGAGGATATTCAAGCTACTGGTGCCCTATTTACGTGGTCTGATAAGCAAGAACCAGTAGACAGGGTCTATAGTATATTAGATAGGGTCATGGGGAATTTTGAGTGGATGGAGGAATATGGAGACTATACTGCTCATTTTCACCCTGAAGGACTGTTTGATCACTGTCCTTCTACTATTGTTGATAGGAAGGTGGGACTTATTGGCAGGAGGAATTTtaagtactttaatatgtggggacAGGCTGACTCTTTTAAAGATTGTGTAAGGAAGGTCTGGCAGGGTAACATGAGAGGTACTAAAATGTTCCAACTTATTAAGAAACTAAAGGACCTGAAACCTGTCCTTAAGCAAATGAACAAAACTTGCTTCTCTTATATTGAGAACAGTTACAAGCTTACTGGTGTACTGCTAGAGTCTATAAAGAAAGAGTTACTGGATAAACCAGGGGATATGGAGCTGATGCAGAAGGAACATGTGGTGGCCCAAGAGTTAAGAGGGTTGTAG
- the LOC141597011 gene encoding ATP-dependent zinc metalloprotease FTSH, chloroplastic-like has translation MASTTTNPLLSSTFFNNGAIHIYPPTPKTTTLNPLRKKLLITLSQKPTSQNPNFPVKSSLAALILSSTFTNPALAIDNANPPPSPIPPTQTLELQSQAQLPPSSPFSKNIILNAPKPANSDPDIPDGTQWRYSEFLNAVKKGKVERVRFAKDGSMVQLTAVDGRRAAVVVPNDPDLIDILAMNGVDISVSEGEGGNGLFGFIGNLLFPILAFAGLFFLFQRAQGGPGGPGGLGGPMDFGRSKSKFQEVPETGVSFADVAGADQAKLELQEVVDFLKNPDKYTALGAKIPKGCLLVGPPGTGKTLLARAVAGEAGVPFFSCAASEFVELFVGVGASRVRDLFEKAKSKAPCIVFIDEIDAVGRQRGAGMGGGNDEREQTINQLLTEMDGFSGNSGVIVLAATNRPDVLDSALLRPGRFDRQVTVDRPDVAGRVRILQVHSRGKSLAKDVDFEKIARRTPGFTGADLQNLMNEAAILAARRDLKEISKDEISDALERIIAGPEKKNAVVSEEKKKLVAYHEAGHALVGALMPEYDPVAKISVIPRGQAGGLTFFAPSEERLESGLYSRSYLENQMAVALGGRIAEEVIFGEDNVTTGASNDFMQVSRVARQMVERLGFSKKIGQVAIGGGGGNPFLGQSMGSSQKDYSMATADIVDAEVRELVETAYKRAKEIVTTHIDILHKLAQLLIEKETVDGEEFMSLFIDGKAELYVS, from the exons ATGGCTTCCACAACTACTAACCCACTTCTCTCTTCAACCTTCTTCAACAATGGCGCCATTCATATCTACCCACCAACTCCTAAAACCACTACTTTAAACCCACTTCGTAAAAAGCTCCTAATTACTCTATCCCAAAAACCCacttctcaaaaccctaatttcccagTTAAATCATCGTTAGCTGCTTTAATCTTATCCTCAACTTTCACTAATCCCGCATTAGCAATCGACAATGCTAACCCTCCTCCTTCCCCAATTCCACCAACACAAACCCTAGAATTACAATCACAAGCACAATTACCGCCATCATCACCATTTTCGAAAAACATAATTTTAAACGCGCCTAAACCCGCTAATTCCGATCCTGACATTCCGGATGGAACACAATGGAGGTACAGTGAATTCTTAAACGCGGTTAAAAAGGGTAAAGTTGAGAGAGTAAGATTCGCGAAAGATGGGTCAATGGTACAGTTGACTGCCGTGGATGGGCGGCGTGCGGCGGTGGTGGTCCCCAATGACCCGGATTTGATTGACATATTGGCGATGAATGGTGTGGATATTTCCGTTTCTGAAGGTGAAGGCGGAAATGGGCTTTTCGGGTTTATTGGGAATTTGTTGTTTCCTATTTTGGCTTTTGCTGGGCTTTTTTTCTTGTTTCAGAGGGCTCAAGGTGGTCCTGGTGGACCCGGTGGGCTTGGTGGTCCCATGGACTTTGGCCGTTCTAAGTCCAAGTTCCAGGAGGTGCCCGAGACCGGTGTCTCCTTCGCGGACGTGGCCGGTGCTGATCAG GCTAAGCTAGAGCTTCAGGAAGTGGTCGATTTCTTGAAGAACCCGGATAAGTACACGGCATTGGGAGCAAAAATTCCTAAAGGGTGTCTCTTAGTGGGACCCCCAGGTACGGGAAAAACGTTGCTGGCAAGAGCCGTCGCTGGTGAGGCAGGAGTACCGTTCTTCTCATGTGCAGCTTCTGagtttgtagagttgtttgtcgGGGTTGGGGCAAGTAGAGTTAGGGACTTGTTTGAGAAGGCAAAGAGCAAGGCGCCTTGCATTGTGTTTATTGATGAGATAGATGCGGTTGGGAGGCAGAGAGGGGCAGGGATGGGTGGTGGAAATGATGAGAGGGAGCAGACTATTAATCAGTTGTTGACTGAGATGGATGGGTTCTCTGGGAATTCGGGTGTTATTGTGTTGGCTGCTACTAATAGGCCCGATGTTCTTGATTCAGCCTTGTTGAGACCGGGTAGGTTTGATCGTCAGGTTACTGTTGATCGACCTGATGTTGCTGGCAGAGTTAGGATCCTTCAG GTTCACTCTAGAGGCAAGTCTCTTGCAAAGGATGTGGACTTTGAAAAGATTGCTAGGAGAACTCCTGGTTTTACTGGGGCCGATCTGCAAAACTTGATGAATGAAGCGGCTATTCTAGCTGCTAGGAGAGACCTTAAGGAAATCAGCAAAGATGAGATCTCTGATGCTCTGGAGAGAATTATTGCTGGACCTGAGAAGAAAAATGCTGTTGTGTCAGAAGAGAAGAAGAAATTAGTAGCTTATCATG AGGCTGGTCATGCTTTAGTGGGTGCTCTTATGCCCGAATATGATCCTGTAGCTAAAATTTCAGTCATTCCTCGTGGTCAAGCTGGCGGTCTTACATTTTTCGCCCCTAGTGAGGAACGATTGGAATCAGGCCTTTATAGCAGAAGCTATCTCGAAAATCAGATGGCCGTTGCTCTTGGTGGCCG GATCGCTGAAGAGGTAATATTTGGCGAAGACAATGTAACAACAGGTGCATCAAATGACTTCATGCAAGTTTCACGAGTGGCGAGGCAGATGGTTGAGAGGCTCGGATTCAGCAAGAAAATTGGCCAAGTTGCAATTGGTGGTGGGGGTGGTAATCCTTTCCTGGGCCAATCG ATGGGGTCGAGTCAGAAAGATTACTCGATGGCTACAGCAGACATTGTGGATGCGGAAGTAAGGGAGTTGGTCGAGACTGCATATAAAAGAGCAAAGGAGATTGTCACCACCCACATCGACATCCTCCATAAGCTCGCTCAGCTCCTTATTGAGAAGGAGACCGTTGATGGTGAAGAGTTTATGAGCCTTTTCATTGATGGAAAGGCTGAGTTATATGTTTCTTAA
- the LOC141597010 gene encoding serine/threonine-protein kinase BSK1-like, whose translation MGCFSSTLTPPKHSLYHANGKPATAATATATASVGGREFTEFTLAELKSATDNFSSESIVSEGGQKAPNVVYAGRLANRRKIAVKKFSKLAWPDPKQFAEEAKGVGKLRHKKLATLIGYCCDGDERLLVAEFMPNDTLAKHLFHWENQTLEWAMRLRVALYIAEALEYCSTEGRPLYHDLNAYRVLFDESGDPRLSCFGLMKNSRDGKSYSTNLAYTPPEYLRNGRVTPESVIFSFGTVLLDLLTGKHIPPSHALDMIRGQNIVVLMDSHLEGNFSNEEATIVFNLASQCLQYEPRERPNVKDLVTTLGPLQSKANVPSYLMLGIPKPEDAPPTPPQPLSPMGDACSRLDLTAIHQILVSTHYKDDEGTNELSFQEWTQQMRDILEARKRGDQSFRDKDFKTAIDCYSQFLDVGTMVSPTVYARRSLCNLFMDQPDAALRDAMQAQCVYPDWSTAFYLQSVALSKLDMHKDAADMLNEASQLEDKR comes from the exons ATGGGGTGCTTTAGTTCAACCTTGACCCCACCTAAACATTCCCTCTATCACGCCAACGGCAAACCTGCCACCGccgccaccgccaccgccaccgccaGCGTTGGCGGCCGGGAGTTCACGGAGTTCACGCTAGCGGAACTCAAGTCTGCCACCGACAACTTCAGCTCCGAGTCTATCGTTTCCGAAGGCGGCCAGAAAGCGCCTAACGTCGTTTACGCTGGCCGCCTCGCTAATCGCCGGAAGATCGCTGTCAAAAAGTTTTCCAAGCTTGCATGGCCTGATCCTAAACAATTTGCT GAGGAAGCAAAGGGAGTTGGGAAGTTGAGGCACAAGAAGTTGGCAACTTTGATTGGGTATTGTTGTGATGGGGATGAGAGGTTGCTCGTCGCAGAATTCATGCCTAATGATACCCTTGCTAAGCATTTATTTCATT GGGAGAATCAAACCCTTGAGTGGGCTATGCGATTAAGAGTTGCGTTATATATTGCTGAAGCACTGGAATACTGCAGCACAGAAGGTCGTCCACTGTATCACGACTTAAATGCATACAGAGTTCTTTTTGATGAG AGTGGCGATCCACGACTTTCCTGTTTTGGCCTGATGAAGAACAGCCGTGATGGAAAAAGTTATAGCACCAATCTTGCTTACACGCCACCAGAGTATCTTAGAAATG GAAGAGTTACTCCGGAAAGTGTTATCTTCAGCTTTGGAACAGTTCTTTTAGATCTTCTGACGGGAAAGCATATTCCTCCAAGTCAT GCTCTTGACATGATACGTGGCCAAAATATTGTTGTTCTAATGGACTCGCACCTGGAAGGCAATTTCTCTAATGAAGAGGCCACAATTGTTTTCAATCTTGCGTCTCAATGCCTGCAGTACGAGCCAAGAGAGCGCCCAAATGTTAAAGACTTGGTTACAACACTTGGTCCTCTGCAGAGTAAGGCTAAT GTTCCTTCTTATTTGATGTTGGGGATACCAAAGCCCGAGGATGCACCTCCTACACCTCCGCAACCTCTTTCTCCAATGGGAGATGCTTGTTCTAGGTTGGACCTCACAGCAATCCACCAAATACTAGTTTCGACCCACTACAAAGATGATGAAGGAACCAATGAG TTATCTTTTCAAGAATGGACACAACAAATGAGAGACATTTTGGAAGCTAGAAAGCGTGGCGATCAGTCATTTCGCGATAAGGATTTCAAAACTGCCATAGACTGCTATTCACAG TTCTTAGATGTTGGAACAATGGTATCTCCGACTGTTTATGCTCGGAGGAGTCTTTGCAATCTGTTCATGGACCAACCGGACGCAGCTCTAAGAGATGCAATGCAAGCACAATGTGTATATCCGGACTGGTCAACAGCATTCTACTTACAATCAGTTGCCCTTTCGAAGCTTGACATGCACAAGGATGCCGCCGACATGTTGAACGAGGCTTCTCAGTTGGAAGATAAACGATAA